A genome region from Akkermansiaceae bacterium includes the following:
- a CDS encoding Ldh family oxidoreductase, with protein sequence MSDFLTVSREAHDSLVIAAYKSRGFTEEEAVLGTKLAGEAARHGIRTHHALKALHLDHLFGSAIGGCVPGAEIEVLPSRFPASEIWNANKKLGQAVAYRAIDRAIELADQYGIAQIAVDNSFHYLWGGGYVMEAAERGYFAYTNCTSTLAEVVPFGGKFPTLGTNPHSWGIPSQEANGFPIVMDWATSTVAMGRVQALKREGKQLPPGAAVDKNGQPTLDPNQVSALLPFGGHKGYGMSLLNEIFGGLIGGSIPTIRGREIADKEEKTTTVFYFHVIHPEALSGRNFAKGRTQIENLKAVLDDILGHGNDNAMLPGQIEANARKASDEAGGLHFTPAEIAEFNELAREMGVAELVGR encoded by the coding sequence ATGTCCGATTTCCTTACCGTATCCCGCGAAGCCCACGACTCGCTTGTCATCGCCGCCTATAAATCCCGTGGATTCACCGAAGAGGAGGCCGTGCTCGGCACGAAGCTCGCAGGCGAGGCCGCCCGCCACGGCATCCGCACCCACCACGCTCTCAAAGCCCTCCACCTTGATCATCTTTTCGGCTCGGCAATCGGCGGCTGCGTCCCAGGCGCCGAGATCGAAGTACTGCCCTCCCGCTTTCCCGCCTCCGAGATCTGGAACGCGAACAAGAAGCTCGGCCAGGCGGTCGCCTACCGCGCCATCGACCGCGCCATCGAACTTGCGGACCAATACGGCATCGCCCAGATCGCCGTGGACAATTCCTTCCACTACCTCTGGGGCGGCGGCTACGTGATGGAGGCCGCCGAGCGCGGCTACTTCGCCTACACGAATTGCACCTCCACCCTCGCCGAGGTGGTTCCTTTCGGCGGGAAATTCCCTACCCTCGGCACCAACCCCCACTCATGGGGCATCCCTTCGCAGGAGGCGAACGGCTTCCCCATCGTCATGGACTGGGCCACCTCCACCGTTGCCATGGGGCGCGTGCAGGCGCTCAAGCGCGAGGGAAAACAACTCCCTCCCGGCGCCGCCGTGGATAAGAACGGCCAGCCCACGCTGGATCCGAACCAGGTCTCCGCTCTGCTTCCATTCGGCGGCCACAAGGGCTACGGAATGTCCCTTCTCAACGAGATTTTCGGCGGCCTGATTGGCGGCTCCATCCCCACCATCCGCGGCCGCGAGATCGCGGACAAGGAGGAGAAAACCACCACCGTGTTCTATTTCCACGTCATCCATCCAGAAGCGCTCTCGGGCAGGAACTTTGCGAAAGGCCGCACCCAGATCGAGAATCTCAAAGCGGTGCTCGACGATATCCTCGGCCACGGCAACGACAACGCCATGCTCCCCGGCCAGATCGAGGCGAACGCCCGCAAGGCATCGGATGAGGCCGGCGGCCTCCATTTCACCCCTGCGGAAATCGCGGAATTCAACGAGCTCGCGCGGGAGATGGGTGTGGCGGAGTTGGTTGGGCGTTAA
- a CDS encoding elongation factor P has translation MASVNVINLRKGHAVRHNNEVCLVIEHELKTPPRMASYVQMSIRSVASKKVSNLRLTSNDSLEGVHLEKIGHEYSYKDTEGYHFLHPETYDDMVVYEDLIEGVKDYLIEGQLYTLMIADGLVVSIELPLTMVMTVAESSEGVKGDSANNVYKPATMETGLNVNVPLFINQGERILVKTEDGTYQGRSND, from the coding sequence ATGGCCAGCGTCAACGTAATCAACCTCCGCAAGGGACATGCAGTCCGCCACAACAACGAGGTCTGCCTCGTCATCGAGCATGAGCTCAAGACCCCTCCGCGCATGGCTTCCTACGTGCAGATGTCGATCCGCAGCGTGGCCAGCAAGAAGGTCTCCAACCTCCGCCTGACCTCAAACGACTCGCTGGAAGGCGTCCACCTTGAGAAGATCGGTCACGAGTATTCCTACAAGGACACCGAGGGCTACCACTTTCTCCACCCTGAGACCTACGACGACATGGTCGTTTACGAGGATCTCATCGAAGGGGTGAAGGATTACCTCATCGAAGGCCAGCTCTACACCCTCATGATTGCTGACGGCCTTGTCGTCAGCATCGAGCTTCCGCTGACCATGGTGATGACCGTTGCCGAGTCCTCGGAAGGCGTGAAAGGCGATTCCGCCAACAACGTCTACAAGCCAGCCACCATGGAGACCGGCCTGAACGTGAACGTCCCGCTCTTCATCAACCAGGGCGAGCGCATCCTCGTGAAAACCGAGGACGGCACCTACCAGGGCCGCTCGAACGACTGA
- a CDS encoding bifunctional 3,4-dihydroxy-2-butanone-4-phosphate synthase/GTP cyclohydrolase II, which yields MPSLTFHPIDEIIAEIHAGKLVIVADDPSRENEADLVGAASLCTKEMVNFMAVHGRGLICAPITHERAEELDLPQMTRRNLEGMKTAFTISVDAAQGITTGISAADRALTIRLLADSAAHADAFVKPGHIFPLQSMAGGVLRRAGHTEAAIDLVKLAGLPPAGVICEIMDEHGNMARVGDLGEYQEKHGLKACTIAQLIEYRRRSEKFVKRDQTILMPTEFGDFDCHLFTVSLDDSHHLALTKGEIDPEKPALVRVHSECLTGDVFHSQRCDCGPQLAAAMKRISEDGGVLLYLRQEGRGIGLPAKIHAYKLQEQGLDTIEANEKLGFASDLRDYGMGAQILYDLGVRRIKLLTNNPKKVVGLEGYGLEITEQLPLSLPANVHNQKYLDTKRLRMGHTL from the coding sequence ATGCCTTCCCTCACCTTCCATCCCATCGACGAGATCATTGCGGAAATCCACGCAGGGAAACTTGTGATCGTCGCCGACGATCCGTCCCGCGAAAACGAGGCGGATCTCGTGGGCGCCGCCTCGCTCTGCACCAAGGAAATGGTCAATTTCATGGCCGTCCACGGACGCGGCCTGATCTGCGCGCCCATCACCCACGAGCGCGCCGAGGAGCTCGATCTCCCGCAGATGACCCGCCGCAACCTGGAGGGCATGAAAACCGCGTTCACCATTTCCGTGGATGCCGCGCAAGGCATCACCACCGGGATTTCCGCCGCCGACAGGGCGCTGACCATACGCCTGCTCGCCGACTCCGCCGCCCATGCCGATGCCTTCGTGAAACCGGGGCACATCTTCCCGCTCCAGTCGATGGCGGGCGGCGTCCTTCGCCGTGCCGGCCACACCGAGGCAGCCATCGACCTCGTGAAACTCGCCGGCCTACCGCCCGCAGGCGTGATCTGCGAGATCATGGACGAGCATGGCAACATGGCCCGTGTCGGCGATCTCGGGGAATATCAGGAAAAGCACGGGTTGAAAGCCTGCACCATCGCGCAGCTCATCGAATACCGCCGCCGCTCGGAGAAATTCGTCAAGCGCGACCAGACCATCCTCATGCCCACGGAGTTCGGCGATTTCGACTGCCACCTCTTCACCGTTTCCCTGGACGATTCCCACCATCTCGCTCTGACGAAGGGCGAAATCGACCCGGAAAAGCCGGCTCTCGTCCGGGTTCATTCCGAATGCCTCACAGGCGATGTTTTCCACTCCCAGCGCTGCGATTGCGGCCCGCAGCTCGCCGCGGCGATGAAGCGCATTTCCGAGGATGGTGGCGTCCTTCTATACCTCCGCCAGGAGGGGCGCGGCATCGGCCTGCCCGCGAAAATCCACGCCTACAAGCTCCAGGAGCAGGGGCTGGACACCATCGAGGCAAACGAGAAACTCGGCTTCGCCTCCGACCTCCGCGATTACGGCATGGGTGCCCAGATCCTCTACGACCTCGGCGTCCGCCGCATCAAGCTCCTCACCAACAACCCGAAAAAGGTCGTCGGGCTGGAAGGCTACGGCCTGGAGATCACCGAGCAACTCCCCCTCTCCCTCCCCGCCAACGTCCACAACCAGAAATACCTGGACACGAAACGCCTGCGGATGGGACACACGCTGTGA
- a CDS encoding YqgE/AlgH family protein, whose protein sequence is MPDEPSTSEQPISLGGRLLLASPALADGTFDRSVILLIEHSSTTGAHGIIINHPTGNTVGDLLKGPEFKSLAHLPVHHGGPLSSGELSFSAFSLAGETGIRHRTHISLEAAAKLVAKGDHIIRATIGHSAWSPGQLENELQRNTWITLRPSGEILAMEHDLTLWTNLLKGISPYHHLLSQAPQNPFLN, encoded by the coding sequence GTGCCCGACGAGCCATCAACCTCCGAACAACCCATCTCGCTGGGCGGGCGGCTGCTGCTCGCCTCTCCGGCGCTGGCGGACGGCACCTTCGATCGCTCGGTGATCCTGCTCATCGAGCATAGCTCCACGACCGGCGCACACGGCATCATCATCAACCATCCCACCGGCAACACGGTCGGAGACCTGCTCAAAGGCCCGGAGTTCAAATCCCTGGCCCACCTGCCCGTGCATCACGGCGGCCCGCTCTCGTCCGGTGAGCTTTCCTTCTCCGCATTCTCGCTCGCCGGGGAAACCGGCATCCGCCACCGCACCCACATCTCCCTGGAAGCGGCGGCCAAACTTGTGGCAAAAGGCGATCACATCATCCGCGCCACGATCGGCCACTCCGCCTGGTCGCCCGGCCAGCTTGAGAACGAACTGCAGCGCAACACCTGGATCACCCTCCGCCCCTCCGGAGAGATCCTCGCCATGGAGCACGATCTCACCCTCTGGACAAACCTGCTCAAAGGGATCTCCCCCTACCACCACCTCCTCTCCCAAGCCCCGCAAAACCCATTCCTCAACTGA
- a CDS encoding VacB/RNase II family 3'-5' exoribonuclease, translating to MRESILELLRQNPGQTFSKTQIAKQLEIPGDRKGELGGVLSDLTEGKLIVCGGKRLYSIPQPKEEKKAAPAAAKPASAKPAPKGSLTGSIKFLPNGHAFFYPIIGDEENAGSGIDFTVHSRIFIPRDKTGTALDGDSVRISPSGPSSKPRQRGPAPDDQEMRGAVIEILSRRSGRIVGVFRKKNKFSWVETDDKALDGRINITGDTTAEPGQTVVVDLESWANAKTEPIGRVIEVLGWPGDAGVDILSTIARYGLRTSFPEEVLREARAVPEQPDETEIARRRDHRSKLVITIDPADAKDHDDAIYIAKTKAGGWLLEVHIADVSHYIKPGSPMDKEAVERGNSTYLVDRVLPMLPVELSNGICSLKPDVDRLTKCAIMEISKDGHVINTKFVDAVIHSRAKLSYEQAQAILDGKGAPEGSDQHLVGSVKEAWKMASLLRKNRFANGALDLEMTEIKIKLDENGRACEAHTVVHTESHQLVEECMLIANQSVAKILRERSKPSIFRIHEDPDPSRLMDYTETAKQYGYTPGDLTNRSHIQALLDSSKGTAEEHQIKLGLLKSLKRAAYAADPIGHYGLAKTDYTHFTSPIRRYADLIVHRSLQPFLENPPKHPDRTPSQADLRDIARHISDTERTSSEAESETKQIKLLEYLELIASTDQSKNEGEETTFDGVITDVRPMGLMVEIPDMGVRGVVKREDLPRSSNWRFEQHNMAWTSFDGKRLALGMKLPLRIIAIDKIKRFVDFAVAGAPTTEGVKMSGKSPAPRGGAKHHGKKPTPKPAAKTGPQKKRGSSSRRRR from the coding sequence ATGCGCGAATCCATACTCGAACTCCTCAGGCAGAACCCGGGGCAAACATTTTCCAAAACCCAGATCGCCAAGCAGCTCGAAATCCCCGGCGACCGCAAGGGCGAGCTCGGCGGCGTGCTGAGCGACCTCACCGAGGGCAAGCTCATCGTCTGCGGCGGAAAACGACTCTATTCCATCCCACAGCCCAAGGAGGAAAAGAAAGCCGCCCCCGCAGCGGCAAAACCCGCCTCCGCGAAGCCCGCCCCGAAAGGCTCCCTCACCGGCTCGATCAAGTTCCTGCCCAACGGCCACGCCTTTTTCTACCCCATCATCGGCGACGAGGAAAACGCCGGCTCCGGCATCGACTTCACCGTCCACTCCCGCATCTTCATCCCCCGCGACAAGACAGGCACCGCCCTCGATGGCGATAGCGTCCGCATTTCCCCCTCAGGCCCATCCTCGAAACCCCGCCAGCGCGGCCCGGCTCCGGATGACCAGGAGATGCGCGGCGCGGTCATCGAGATCCTTTCCCGCCGCTCCGGGCGCATCGTCGGGGTGTTCCGGAAAAAGAACAAATTCTCTTGGGTGGAGACCGATGACAAAGCGCTCGACGGACGCATCAACATCACCGGCGACACCACCGCCGAGCCGGGGCAGACGGTTGTCGTCGATCTGGAAAGCTGGGCGAATGCGAAGACAGAGCCGATCGGTCGCGTGATCGAGGTGCTCGGTTGGCCGGGCGATGCGGGCGTGGATATCCTCTCCACCATCGCCCGCTACGGACTGCGCACCTCCTTTCCCGAGGAAGTCCTGCGCGAGGCGCGCGCCGTCCCCGAACAACCCGACGAGACGGAGATCGCCCGCCGCCGCGACCACCGCAGCAAGCTCGTCATCACCATCGACCCCGCCGACGCGAAGGATCACGACGACGCGATCTACATCGCCAAGACCAAGGCGGGCGGCTGGCTCCTGGAAGTGCACATCGCGGACGTTTCCCATTACATCAAGCCCGGTTCCCCGATGGACAAGGAAGCCGTCGAGCGCGGCAACTCCACCTACCTCGTGGATCGCGTGCTGCCAATGCTGCCCGTCGAGCTTTCCAACGGGATCTGCTCGCTCAAGCCGGATGTCGATCGCCTGACGAAGTGCGCGATCATGGAAATTTCCAAGGACGGCCACGTGATCAACACGAAGTTCGTCGATGCGGTCATCCACTCCCGCGCCAAGCTTTCCTACGAGCAGGCACAGGCCATCCTCGATGGGAAAGGCGCGCCGGAAGGCTCCGATCAGCACCTTGTCGGATCGGTCAAGGAGGCATGGAAAATGGCTTCCCTGCTCCGGAAAAACCGCTTCGCGAATGGTGCCCTCGACCTCGAGATGACCGAGATCAAGATCAAGCTCGATGAGAACGGCCGCGCCTGCGAGGCGCACACCGTCGTCCACACGGAGTCCCACCAACTCGTCGAGGAATGCATGCTCATCGCCAACCAATCGGTCGCGAAAATCCTGCGCGAGCGCTCCAAGCCCTCCATTTTCCGCATCCACGAGGATCCCGATCCGTCCCGCCTCATGGACTACACTGAGACTGCGAAGCAGTATGGCTACACCCCCGGCGACCTCACGAACCGCTCCCACATCCAGGCCTTGCTGGATTCCTCCAAAGGCACCGCCGAGGAGCACCAGATCAAGCTGGGCCTGCTCAAATCGCTGAAACGCGCCGCCTACGCCGCCGATCCCATCGGCCACTACGGCCTTGCGAAAACCGACTACACCCATTTCACCTCGCCGATCCGCCGCTACGCGGATCTCATCGTCCACCGCTCGCTCCAGCCCTTTCTCGAGAACCCGCCGAAGCACCCGGACCGCACTCCCTCGCAGGCGGATCTCCGCGATATCGCCCGCCACATTTCCGATACCGAACGCACCTCCTCCGAGGCGGAATCCGAGACCAAGCAGATCAAGCTCCTCGAATACCTGGAACTCATCGCCTCCACAGACCAATCCAAAAACGAAGGTGAGGAAACCACCTTTGACGGAGTCATCACCGACGTAAGGCCGATGGGACTGATGGTCGAGATCCCCGACATGGGTGTGCGCGGCGTTGTCAAGCGCGAGGATCTCCCACGCTCCTCGAACTGGCGCTTCGAGCAACACAACATGGCATGGACTTCCTTCGACGGGAAACGCCTCGCCCTCGGCATGAAGCTGCCCCTCCGCATCATCGCCATCGACAAGATCAAGCGCTTCGTCGATTTCGCCGTCGCCGGCGCACCGACCACCGAAGGGGTGAAAATGTCCGGCAAGTCCCCCGCCCCGCGCGGTGGAGCCAAACACCACGGCAAAAAGCCCACCCCGAAACCCGCCGCAAAAACCGGCCCGCAGAAAAAGCGCGGCAGCTCCTCGCGGAGGCGGAGATAG
- a CDS encoding chlorite dismutase family protein — translation MTPLIPAEGWHVLHLFYHIDHSQWSLFSDEEQRSAKVRFTELVQEIRATPDTQLLTFSVVSPKADIGFMLLTPDLHVANSFEKQLTLSLGPEILTPSYSYFSLTEPSEYTTTREQYIAEEKLTPGTPESDEKLAEFDKRMAHYRSYRVYPQLPDWPVVCFYPMSKRRSGNDNWYSLGYDARRELMSGHARVGRTYSGRILQLITGSTGLDEHEWGVTLLSKTTEDIKAIVYEMRFDEVSARYAEFGDFYICLQLPLAELFERNCL, via the coding sequence ATGACCCCTCTCATACCCGCCGAAGGCTGGCACGTCCTCCACCTCTTCTACCACATCGACCACTCCCAGTGGTCCCTTTTCAGCGATGAGGAGCAGCGTTCCGCAAAAGTCCGTTTCACCGAGCTCGTTCAGGAAATCCGCGCCACCCCGGACACCCAGCTGCTCACATTTTCCGTCGTCTCCCCGAAAGCGGACATCGGGTTCATGCTCCTAACCCCGGACCTGCACGTGGCGAATTCCTTCGAGAAACAGCTCACCCTCTCCCTCGGCCCCGAAATCCTCACGCCCTCCTACTCCTACTTTTCCCTGACCGAGCCATCCGAATACACCACCACACGCGAGCAATACATCGCCGAGGAAAAACTGACCCCCGGCACGCCGGAGTCCGACGAAAAGCTCGCGGAGTTCGACAAGCGCATGGCGCACTACCGCTCCTACCGCGTCTATCCTCAGCTGCCCGATTGGCCGGTCGTCTGTTTCTACCCGATGTCGAAGCGCCGCAGCGGGAACGACAACTGGTATTCGCTCGGCTACGACGCCCGCCGCGAGCTCATGTCCGGCCATGCCCGCGTCGGCCGCACCTACTCCGGCCGCATCCTCCAGCTCATCACCGGCTCGACCGGGCTCGACGAGCACGAATGGGGCGTCACCCTCCTCTCCAAGACCACCGAGGACATCAAGGCCATCGTCTATGAAATGCGCTTCGACGAGGTCTCCGCGCGCTATGCGGAGTTCGGGGATTTCTACATCTGCCTCCAGCTGCCGCTCGCGGAGTTGTTCGAGCGGAATTGCCTGTGA
- the glmM gene encoding phosphoglucosamine mutase yields MSRLFGTDGIRGRYGEHPVNGETACRLGGAVVEVCRGLAPKVLIGRDTRASGVELERCLVDGLVGAGAQAVRLGVVPSPALAYLVQEMQADAAVMLTASHNPFEDNGMKVFGADGFKLPDAMESALEALLLSGGPRKTSPSPGKAVHFPEAMTRYAESLMAAVRGLDLTGMKVVVDAGNGAGFAVGPRVFRELGAEVIEIGCDPDGRNINEGCGSLYGEAAARAVREHGADLGISLDGDADRLTLSAADGQVVSGDRVMAICALGLKAEGKLRRDAMVATVMSNLGLDEAMRKQGISVLRAAVGDRHVLEMMRAEGLCFGGENSGHLIFSDHSTTGDGIMSALQICRMMKRSGKTLAQLAGVMGEYPSKLLNLPVREKPGMDSLEKLQAMIAEADVSFGKAGRQLIRYSGTENKIRILVEHKDAAEVDSWIGKFKQVIAEEIG; encoded by the coding sequence ATGAGCAGATTGTTCGGAACAGACGGGATACGGGGGCGCTACGGCGAGCATCCGGTGAATGGTGAGACTGCCTGCCGGCTTGGAGGGGCGGTGGTGGAGGTTTGCCGAGGGCTTGCCCCGAAGGTGCTCATCGGCAGGGATACCCGCGCATCTGGGGTGGAGCTGGAGCGGTGCCTTGTGGATGGCTTGGTTGGGGCCGGCGCCCAAGCGGTGAGGCTAGGTGTGGTGCCCAGCCCGGCGCTTGCCTACCTCGTGCAGGAAATGCAGGCGGATGCTGCGGTGATGCTGACCGCCTCCCACAACCCTTTTGAGGACAACGGCATGAAGGTCTTCGGTGCCGACGGATTCAAGCTGCCCGATGCCATGGAATCCGCCCTCGAGGCTCTTTTGCTTTCCGGCGGCCCCCGCAAGACATCCCCGTCCCCGGGCAAAGCAGTGCATTTCCCGGAAGCAATGACACGCTATGCGGAAAGCCTCATGGCTGCGGTGCGCGGCCTTGATCTCACCGGAATGAAGGTGGTGGTGGATGCCGGAAACGGAGCGGGTTTTGCCGTCGGGCCCAGGGTTTTCCGGGAACTCGGGGCGGAGGTGATTGAGATCGGTTGCGACCCGGACGGCAGGAATATCAATGAGGGCTGCGGCTCGCTTTATGGCGAGGCTGCGGCGAGGGCGGTGCGGGAGCACGGCGCGGATCTCGGCATCTCCCTCGATGGCGATGCCGACCGCCTGACCCTGAGCGCGGCGGACGGCCAGGTGGTGAGCGGCGACCGCGTGATGGCGATCTGCGCCCTCGGCCTGAAGGCGGAGGGAAAACTGCGCCGCGATGCGATGGTGGCAACCGTCATGAGCAACCTCGGTCTCGACGAGGCGATGCGGAAGCAGGGGATTTCCGTTCTGCGCGCGGCTGTCGGCGACAGGCACGTACTTGAGATGATGCGGGCGGAGGGGCTTTGCTTCGGCGGCGAAAATTCCGGACACCTGATTTTTTCGGATCACTCGACGACAGGCGATGGCATCATGAGCGCCCTGCAGATCTGCCGGATGATGAAGCGCAGCGGAAAAACCCTTGCGCAGCTCGCCGGTGTGATGGGCGAGTATCCAAGCAAGCTGCTCAACCTCCCGGTGCGCGAAAAGCCGGGCATGGATAGCCTGGAGAAGCTGCAGGCGATGATCGCGGAGGCGGATGTGAGTTTCGGGAAAGCCGGCCGCCAGCTCATCCGCTATTCCGGCACGGAGAATAAGATCCGCATCCTGGTGGAGCACAAGGACGCGGCGGAGGTCGATTCTTGGATCGGGAAATTCAAACAGGTGATCGCGGAGGAAATCGGATGA